A region from the Altererythrobacter sp. H2 genome encodes:
- a CDS encoding amino acid permease gives MFLDRIKPLDAILATAAKKSLHPTLSGFQLMLFGIGCIIGTGIFVLTAAGAQKAGPGLMLAFAIAGAICIVAALCYAEIASMIPVAGSAYTYTYSVMGELLAWTVGWALVLEYAVAASAVSVGWSGYLNGLITEFTGTGLPAYLAGAPLALGGVEGGFVNLPAVFIALLVTALLIVGTSESAKVNAVLVTIKVSALTAFIVLTLPEVEIEKFNPFLPAGVFGGLGTGLGAVGAAATIFFAYVGFDAVSTAAEETKNPQRNVPIGLIGSLLFCTVFYILVAAGAIGTIGGQPIMGPNGVPFPAGSEELARQCATYAAANLPLVCSDEALAHVLRQIGWSSVGNMLGIAAFVALPSVILVLLFAQTRIFFVMSRDGLLPEGLSKIHPKWKTPYVVTAITGVVVAVAAAFLPVGRLADIANAGTLYAFMMVGIAVMMLRKKEPNRKRVFRTPALWFVGPATVAGCIFLFVNLPLDAQLVLPIWAGIGLAIYFGYSRSRSHLGKGIIEVVDDIGGQETMVPIDPPKN, from the coding sequence ATGTTCCTAGACAGGATCAAGCCGCTTGATGCGATTCTGGCAACGGCGGCAAAAAAGTCGTTGCATCCCACGTTGAGCGGCTTCCAGCTGATGCTGTTCGGCATCGGCTGCATTATCGGCACCGGAATTTTCGTGCTGACTGCCGCTGGTGCGCAAAAGGCCGGGCCGGGGCTGATGCTGGCTTTTGCCATCGCCGGTGCGATCTGCATCGTGGCCGCGCTCTGCTATGCCGAAATTGCATCGATGATACCGGTGGCGGGATCTGCCTACACCTATACCTATTCGGTCATGGGCGAATTGCTGGCCTGGACCGTGGGATGGGCGCTGGTGCTGGAATATGCCGTGGCAGCCAGTGCAGTGTCGGTCGGCTGGTCGGGCTATCTCAACGGGTTGATCACGGAATTTACCGGCACCGGCTTGCCTGCCTATCTGGCTGGCGCACCGCTGGCACTGGGCGGGGTGGAGGGCGGCTTCGTCAACCTGCCAGCGGTATTCATTGCCCTTCTGGTCACGGCCTTGCTGATCGTCGGCACGTCTGAAAGTGCCAAGGTCAACGCGGTGCTGGTTACCATCAAGGTCAGTGCCTTGACCGCGTTCATCGTGCTTACGCTGCCGGAGGTGGAGATCGAGAAGTTCAATCCCTTCCTGCCGGCCGGAGTGTTCGGCGGGCTTGGCACGGGGCTGGGTGCTGTCGGTGCGGCTGCCACGATCTTCTTTGCCTATGTCGGGTTCGACGCTGTTTCCACAGCGGCGGAGGAGACCAAGAACCCGCAGAGGAATGTGCCGATTGGCCTGATCGGATCGCTGCTCTTCTGCACCGTGTTCTACATTCTGGTTGCCGCAGGAGCGATCGGCACGATTGGTGGCCAGCCGATCATGGGCCCCAACGGCGTTCCTTTCCCGGCTGGTTCCGAAGAGCTGGCGCGCCAGTGCGCCACCTATGCCGCAGCGAACCTGCCGCTGGTCTGTTCGGATGAGGCGCTGGCGCATGTCCTGCGCCAGATTGGCTGGTCAAGCGTGGGCAACATGCTCGGCATTGCTGCCTTCGTGGCGCTGCCGTCGGTCATTCTGGTGCTGCTGTTTGCGCAGACCCGCATCTTCTTCGTGATGTCGCGGGACGGCCTGCTGCCGGAAGGTTTGTCGAAGATTCACCCCAAGTGGAAGACGCCCTACGTCGTGACCGCGATCACCGGGGTGGTGGTGGCTGTGGCGGCAGCCTTCCTGCCGGTGGGCCGACTGGCCGATATCGCCAATGCCGGCACGCTCTATGCCTTCATGATGGTCGGGATTGCGGTCATGATGCTGCGCAAGAAAGAGCCGAACCGGAAGCGGGTGTTCCGCACTCCGGCGCTGTGGTTCGTCGGGCCGGCGACGGTGGCCGGGTGCATCTTCCTGTTCGTGAACCTGCCGCTCGATGCCCAGCTCGTGCTGCCGATCTGGGCCGGGATCGGCCTGGCGATCTATTTCGGCTACAGCCGGAGCAGGAGCCATCTGGGCAAGGGTATCATCGAGGTGGTGGACGATATCGGCGGCCAGGAAACCATGGTTCCGATCGACCCGCCGAAGAATTGA
- the panB gene encoding 3-methyl-2-oxobutanoate hydroxymethyltransferase, whose translation MSTTFQLDTATSRANPTPSPMKRLTVPKIRAHKTGGTTAEPLVMLTAYTARQAQLLDAHCDILLVGDSLGQVIYGLPSTVPVTLEMMANHGAAVVRGSYHAVVVVDMPFGSYEASKEKAFESASWLLKQTGAAAVKLEGGAAMAETVAFLNQRGIPVMGHVGLTPQAVNVLGGYMARGRSDAEADKIVSDAKSLDEAGAFAIVVEGVVEPIAIAATEAVSCPTIGIGASARCDGQVLVTDDMLGMFDRVPRFVKQYEDIAGVIERTVERYASEVRSRAFPGPEQTYQPK comes from the coding sequence ATGTCCACAACCTTCCAGCTCGACACCGCGACCAGCCGCGCCAATCCCACCCCTTCGCCGATGAAGCGCCTGACGGTGCCGAAAATCCGCGCCCACAAGACCGGCGGCACCACGGCCGAGCCGCTGGTGATGCTGACCGCCTACACCGCCCGGCAGGCACAGCTGCTCGATGCCCATTGCGACATCCTGCTGGTCGGCGACTCGCTCGGCCAGGTTATTTACGGCCTGCCTTCGACCGTGCCGGTCACGCTGGAAATGATGGCCAACCATGGCGCTGCCGTGGTCCGGGGCAGCTATCATGCGGTGGTCGTGGTCGACATGCCGTTCGGCAGCTACGAAGCCTCGAAAGAGAAGGCCTTCGAAAGTGCATCCTGGCTGCTCAAGCAGACCGGCGCAGCGGCGGTGAAGCTGGAAGGCGGCGCGGCGATGGCCGAAACGGTCGCCTTCCTCAACCAGCGCGGCATCCCGGTGATGGGCCACGTCGGGCTGACCCCGCAAGCGGTTAACGTCCTTGGCGGCTACATGGCGCGCGGCCGCAGCGATGCCGAAGCGGACAAGATCGTCAGCGATGCCAAGTCGCTCGACGAAGCAGGAGCCTTCGCCATCGTGGTGGAGGGCGTGGTCGAACCGATCGCGATTGCGGCCACCGAAGCCGTGTCCTGCCCGACCATCGGTATCGGTGCGTCAGCTCGCTGCGACGGGCAGGTGCTGGTCACCGACGACATGCTCGGCATGTTCGACCGCGTGCCGCGGTTCGTGAAGCAGTACGAGGATATTGCCGGCGTGATTGAACGGACGGTGGAACGCTATGCGTCGGAAGTGCGCAGCCGCGCATTCCCGGGGCCGGAACAGACCTACCAGCCCAAATAA
- a CDS encoding bile acid:sodium symporter family protein, with protein sequence MIGRMFGSIDLMVRVLALAILLAFLLPATGEARVHAQNASNIAIFILFLLNGLRIDRAEIVRGAANLRFLAPLMLWIFGAMALIGWVVSASLSGLVPPLVALGFLFLGTLPSTVQSATSYTMLAGGNAALSVIAAALVNIAGVFVTAPLFALIAGSVQAELGNEVIMRIGLILILPFLIGQAVQGWFRERIARRKQQIVWVDRLVIALAVYVAFSGAVEQDIWDRIQPLTWLLVLAGMAMMLLVGHGGAWLASGALGLRRADRIAFLFAGGQKSAAIGVPLGALIFPVEIAGFVLLPLLLYHLFQLVVAAPLASRLAKG encoded by the coding sequence ATGATCGGCAGGATGTTCGGCAGTATAGACCTGATGGTGCGCGTTCTCGCGCTGGCGATCCTGCTGGCGTTCTTGCTGCCGGCCACTGGCGAGGCGCGGGTTCACGCGCAGAACGCCTCGAACATCGCCATCTTCATCCTGTTCCTGCTCAATGGCTTGCGGATCGACCGGGCCGAGATCGTTCGTGGTGCGGCCAATCTGCGTTTCCTGGCGCCGCTGATGCTGTGGATTTTCGGCGCAATGGCCCTGATCGGATGGGTCGTTTCAGCCTCGCTCTCCGGCCTCGTGCCGCCGCTGGTGGCGCTCGGGTTCCTGTTTCTCGGCACCCTGCCGTCAACCGTGCAGTCAGCGACCTCTTATACCATGCTGGCGGGCGGCAACGCTGCACTTTCGGTCATTGCGGCCGCGCTGGTCAACATCGCCGGCGTGTTCGTCACGGCACCGCTGTTCGCGCTGATTGCGGGGAGCGTGCAGGCCGAACTGGGCAACGAGGTGATCATGCGGATCGGCCTGATCCTGATCCTGCCGTTCCTGATCGGGCAGGCAGTGCAGGGCTGGTTCCGGGAAAGGATTGCCCGGCGAAAGCAGCAGATTGTCTGGGTGGACCGACTGGTCATCGCACTGGCGGTCTATGTCGCTTTCTCCGGCGCGGTGGAGCAGGACATCTGGGACAGGATCCAGCCGCTTACGTGGCTGCTGGTGCTGGCGGGCATGGCTATGATGCTGCTGGTCGGCCATGGCGGGGCGTGGCTCGCTTCTGGCGCTTTGGGTTTGCGCCGGGCGGACCGGATCGCGTTCCTGTTTGCAGGCGGGCAGAAAAGTGCCGCGATCGGCGTGCCGCTTGGCGCACTGATCTTCCCGGTGGAGATCGCCGGGTTCGTCCTGCTGCCGCTGCTGCTCTACCACCTGTTCCAGCTGGTGGTCGCTGCGCCGCTGGCGAGCAGGCTGGCGAAAGGCTGA
- a CDS encoding tetratricopeptide repeat protein, producing MLAVAACSNEPVDLQPIDKARTALEAGDGLGAEITLRDMLASGTPQEEIAAYLGEAELLQAQLVEARRWLGEGNFSDATAGHGHHMLGRLEMRSGNLPAAGQAFDRAHAVMPENSDLWVDIGRLRFRGGEQKQAIEASKRAVELDPTNPDALLLRAQLVRDSEGLSAALGWLEAGLEQSPDNLELLGEYAATLGDLGRAGDMLVTIRRMAEIDDRNPRLYYLQAVLAARGGDFMLARSLLDRAGPGIGESPAGMLLSGVVDIQNGNYQSAAQVLDRLATIQPDNQRVRELLVRAVAMGLNDRELVHRFGGMASLPSASPYIRELVGRNNEAIDRRADGEPLLGRAVQARPTSLIAIRGRMPLAIAQMRREEGGSAIQSLVRGRIQAGQTGSAISEMDTFRRRFPGSADALGLAGDARLADRRPADALTLYREAAAIRLTWPLVRRMVVAQRATGQGRVAERQLAQYLAGHPANAEAAAALAVITIEQQDWPRAAILLDHALDRAAARDPVLWRQRAFVAQKSGDIDLAFDAAVYAYGLQPMSARSSELLASVLEQQSQTRTAAALRQKLSRMGG from the coding sequence ATGCTGGCCGTTGCGGCTTGCAGCAACGAACCGGTCGATCTGCAGCCGATCGACAAGGCAAGGACAGCACTTGAGGCTGGTGACGGCCTTGGCGCGGAGATCACCTTGCGCGACATGCTGGCGAGCGGGACGCCCCAAGAGGAGATCGCGGCTTACCTCGGCGAGGCGGAGCTTCTGCAAGCACAACTGGTCGAGGCGCGGCGATGGCTGGGCGAGGGCAATTTTTCCGATGCAACCGCCGGGCATGGCCATCACATGCTGGGCCGGCTGGAAATGCGCAGCGGCAACCTCCCAGCCGCCGGACAGGCTTTTGACCGGGCCCATGCGGTCATGCCGGAAAATTCGGATCTGTGGGTGGATATTGGCCGCCTGCGCTTTCGCGGCGGAGAGCAGAAGCAGGCGATCGAGGCCAGCAAGCGGGCGGTTGAGCTCGATCCCACGAACCCCGATGCGCTGCTGCTGCGGGCGCAACTGGTCCGTGACAGCGAAGGGCTGAGCGCAGCGCTGGGTTGGCTGGAAGCCGGACTGGAGCAATCGCCTGATAATCTGGAATTGCTGGGCGAGTATGCGGCTACCCTGGGCGATCTCGGCCGGGCGGGTGACATGCTGGTGACCATCCGGCGCATGGCCGAGATCGATGACCGCAATCCGCGGCTGTATTACCTCCAGGCAGTACTCGCTGCGCGTGGTGGCGATTTCATGCTGGCCCGCTCGCTGCTGGACAGGGCGGGGCCGGGAATCGGGGAAAGTCCCGCGGGAATGCTGCTGAGCGGCGTGGTCGATATCCAAAACGGCAACTACCAGAGTGCAGCGCAAGTGCTGGACCGGCTGGCCACGATCCAGCCTGATAACCAGCGGGTGCGGGAATTGCTGGTGCGGGCAGTCGCGATGGGCCTGAATGATCGCGAACTGGTTCACCGGTTTGGTGGCATGGCGAGCTTGCCCAGCGCCTCGCCCTACATACGCGAGCTGGTGGGCCGCAATAATGAGGCGATCGACCGGCGCGCCGACGGGGAGCCGTTGCTTGGCCGTGCAGTGCAGGCCCGGCCGACCAGCCTCATTGCTATCCGGGGGCGTATGCCGCTGGCAATAGCCCAGATGCGGCGCGAGGAAGGTGGCAGTGCCATCCAGTCACTGGTGCGGGGCAGGATTCAGGCGGGGCAAACCGGATCGGCCATATCCGAGATGGATACTTTCCGCCGCCGTTTCCCGGGCTCGGCCGATGCCCTCGGCCTGGCCGGTGATGCCCGGCTGGCAGACCGCCGACCGGCGGACGCATTGACGCTTTACCGCGAGGCCGCTGCAATTCGCCTGACCTGGCCGCTGGTCCGGCGGATGGTGGTGGCGCAGCGTGCAACGGGGCAGGGCAGGGTGGCGGAACGCCAGCTTGCGCAATACCTGGCTGGGCATCCTGCCAATGCGGAAGCCGCCGCAGCGCTGGCTGTCATCACGATCGAGCAGCAGGACTGGCCGCGTGCTGCCATCCTGCTCGATCACGCGCTTGATCGCGCTGCGGCGCGGGATCCGGTGCTGTGGCGACAGCGTGCCTTCGTAGCGCAGAAATCGGGCGACATCGATCTGGCGTTTGACGCGGCGGTCTATGCCTACGGGTTGCAGCCCATGTCTGCCAGGTCATCGGAACTGCTTGCCAGCGTGCTCGAGCAGCAGAGCCAGACCCGAACCGCGGCAGCGCTCAGGCAGAAACTCTCGCGGATGGGCGGATAA
- the prsR gene encoding PEP-CTERM-box response regulator transcription factor, with protein sequence MVEQRPKLLIVEDDPGLQAQLKWAYEDFEVVIAGDRASALTALRHEAPDVVTLDLGLPPDPDGTTEGFAILAEIMALKPDTKVVVASGHGARESALRAIELGAYDFYQKPVDIEALGLIVRRALNLHRIERENRRLVERSTESHQALGGLITAAPEMLKVTRMIERVAATSASVMLLGASGTGKELLARGLHDASGRQGGAFIAINCAAIPENLLESELFGHEKGSFTGAVKTTEGKIELAHGGTLFLDEVGDIPLPLQVKLLRFLQERTIERIGGRKAIAVDTRIVCATHQDLEGMIGRGLFREDLFYRLAEIVVKIPSLAERPGDAVLLAKAFLKRFSAEINPQVRGFAADALAAIDAWGWPGNVRELENRVKRAVIMADGKLVTAEDLDLDQNGDEETLLLNLKAAREQADRKVIRHALARSEGNISSAARLLGVSRPTLYDLLKQYDLQA encoded by the coding sequence ATGGTCGAACAGCGCCCGAAGCTGCTGATCGTGGAAGACGATCCCGGTCTCCAGGCCCAGCTCAAATGGGCTTACGAGGACTTCGAGGTGGTCATCGCCGGTGACCGAGCAAGCGCGTTGACAGCCCTGCGGCACGAGGCGCCTGATGTGGTGACCCTCGATCTCGGGCTGCCGCCGGATCCGGATGGCACGACCGAAGGCTTTGCCATTCTCGCGGAAATCATGGCGCTCAAGCCTGACACCAAAGTGGTGGTCGCATCCGGCCACGGTGCTCGTGAGAGTGCGCTCAGGGCAATCGAACTCGGCGCCTACGATTTCTACCAGAAGCCGGTCGATATCGAGGCGCTGGGGCTGATTGTCAGGCGGGCCCTCAACCTCCACCGGATCGAACGGGAAAACCGGCGGCTGGTGGAACGTTCGACTGAAAGCCATCAGGCGTTGGGTGGACTGATCACCGCCGCGCCGGAAATGCTTAAAGTAACCCGGATGATCGAGCGTGTTGCCGCAACCAGCGCGTCGGTCATGCTGCTGGGGGCGAGCGGCACCGGCAAGGAACTGCTGGCGCGCGGGCTGCACGATGCCAGCGGGCGGCAGGGCGGCGCGTTCATCGCCATCAACTGCGCCGCGATCCCGGAGAACCTGCTTGAAAGCGAGCTGTTCGGGCACGAGAAGGGATCCTTCACCGGTGCGGTCAAGACCACCGAGGGCAAGATCGAGCTGGCGCACGGCGGCACGCTGTTCCTTGATGAAGTGGGCGACATCCCGCTGCCCCTGCAGGTCAAGCTGCTCCGCTTCCTGCAGGAACGGACGATCGAGCGGATTGGCGGGCGCAAGGCGATCGCGGTCGACACGCGGATCGTCTGCGCCACACATCAGGATCTTGAAGGGATGATCGGCCGCGGGCTGTTCCGGGAGGACCTGTTCTACCGGCTGGCCGAGATCGTGGTGAAGATCCCCTCCTTAGCGGAGCGGCCCGGCGATGCGGTGCTCTTGGCCAAGGCCTTCCTCAAGCGGTTCAGTGCCGAGATCAATCCGCAGGTCAGGGGCTTTGCGGCCGATGCGCTGGCGGCCATCGACGCCTGGGGCTGGCCCGGCAATGTTCGCGAACTGGAAAACCGGGTCAAGCGGGCAGTCATCATGGCCGATGGCAAGCTGGTGACGGCGGAGGACCTCGATCTCGACCAGAACGGGGACGAGGAGACATTGCTGCTCAACCTGAAGGCAGCGCGCGAGCAGGCCGACCGCAAGGTCATCCGCCACGCGCTGGCCCGCTCCGAGGGCAACATATCGAGCGCGGCCCGCTTGCTGGGGGTCAGCCGTCCCACCCTCTATGACCTGTTGAAGCAGTATGATTTGCAGGCCTGA
- the prsK gene encoding XrtA/PEP-CTERM system histidine kinase PrsK — protein sequence MSEIASSGWQLASFGAHLLAALACAGAALWLAGVKDSDRPDRTATMAALSITAGWCVIVAALGPQSPSASFGETVRDIAWLHVLYRLFEVDGRHRSLRPIRPVIAALAFVEGLQPAVLLVRAEFADTPPVAALAFEIQAMFNMLVAIGALVMLHNLYAGATGAARQVLRWSAIGLSALWLYDLNLYTVTYLGGQSAQLQSLHGLLVMFAVCAIAIGLSPRRARAGLKPSRAMAFQSLSLLVIAAYLLFMIAFAQWLDALGGDFGRLAQVGFVFFGSMTALYWMPSKRLRDWVRVTVLKNLFQHRYDYRAEWLRFNQTVGRGGTVPLTERVIRALADITESPSGLLLLPDETGAFVHVARWQWPDIAVPGEALSSGLAALMTKESYIVEMDEVRAGTGRHGEAAVIGDWLKSDPRCWALVPLLHFDRLTGVVLLSRPAESRRLDWEDLDLLKVAGQQLASYLAEQQTQQALMDAARFDEFNRRMAFVLHDIKNLASQLGLLARNAEKHADNPAFRADMLVTLRNSSEKLTTLLARLGRYGAGGGDVRSEVDLAGLANRLAQRHTANHPVSAIIHAPCMAHAAGEALEQALSHLVQNAIEASDPRAAVLLEVSAEKGSAIIQVVDSGTGMSAEFVRNGLFKPFVSSKNGGFGIGAFEARELVRAMGGSLEVDSREGLGTRFVIRLPLAEAGMPYPEMEAA from the coding sequence GTGAGCGAGATCGCATCGAGCGGCTGGCAACTGGCCAGTTTCGGCGCACACCTCCTGGCTGCTCTGGCCTGCGCCGGGGCCGCCTTGTGGTTGGCCGGGGTCAAGGACAGTGACCGGCCCGACCGCACGGCGACTATGGCGGCGCTATCCATCACCGCTGGCTGGTGCGTGATCGTCGCGGCGCTCGGCCCGCAGAGCCCCTCTGCTTCGTTCGGCGAAACAGTGCGGGATATTGCCTGGCTGCATGTCCTTTATCGTCTGTTCGAGGTCGATGGACGCCACCGCAGCCTGAGGCCAATCCGGCCGGTGATTGCCGCGCTCGCCTTTGTCGAAGGGTTGCAGCCCGCCGTGCTGCTTGTCCGTGCTGAATTCGCGGATACACCGCCAGTGGCGGCCCTTGCGTTCGAGATCCAGGCGATGTTCAACATGCTGGTCGCGATCGGCGCACTGGTCATGCTGCACAACCTCTACGCCGGGGCCACGGGCGCAGCGCGTCAGGTTCTGCGGTGGAGCGCCATCGGCCTTTCGGCCCTGTGGCTCTACGATCTCAACCTATACACAGTGACCTATCTTGGCGGGCAGTCCGCACAGCTGCAATCGCTCCACGGATTGCTGGTTATGTTTGCTGTTTGCGCGATCGCCATCGGGCTGAGCCCGCGCCGCGCCCGCGCCGGACTCAAACCATCGCGCGCCATGGCGTTCCAGAGCCTGTCGCTGCTGGTGATCGCGGCATACCTGCTGTTCATGATCGCCTTCGCCCAGTGGCTGGACGCTCTTGGCGGCGATTTCGGGCGACTGGCACAGGTCGGCTTCGTTTTCTTCGGCTCAATGACCGCACTTTACTGGATGCCGTCAAAGCGCCTGCGGGACTGGGTGCGCGTGACCGTGCTCAAAAACCTGTTCCAGCACCGCTACGACTACCGCGCGGAATGGCTGCGGTTCAACCAGACGGTCGGCCGGGGCGGAACGGTGCCGCTGACCGAGCGGGTGATCCGCGCGCTCGCCGACATTACGGAAAGCCCGTCCGGTCTGCTGCTGCTGCCGGACGAAACCGGGGCGTTCGTCCACGTTGCTCGCTGGCAATGGCCCGATATCGCCGTGCCGGGCGAGGCACTTTCGTCGGGTTTGGCTGCGCTCATGACGAAAGAGAGCTACATCGTCGAAATGGACGAGGTCCGTGCCGGAACCGGGCGGCACGGCGAGGCGGCGGTGATTGGGGACTGGCTGAAATCCGATCCACGCTGCTGGGCACTGGTCCCCTTGCTCCATTTCGACCGGCTGACCGGGGTGGTCCTGCTCTCCCGACCGGCGGAAAGCCGGCGGCTCGACTGGGAGGATCTGGATCTGCTGAAAGTCGCCGGACAGCAGCTGGCAAGCTATCTGGCCGAACAGCAGACCCAGCAGGCCCTGATGGACGCGGCGCGGTTTGACGAGTTCAACCGCCGGATGGCCTTCGTGCTGCACGACATCAAGAACCTGGCGAGCCAGCTTGGTTTGCTGGCTCGCAATGCTGAAAAGCATGCCGACAACCCGGCTTTCCGCGCCGATATGCTCGTCACCCTGCGCAACAGCTCGGAAAAGCTGACCACCTTGCTCGCCCGGTTGGGGCGGTATGGCGCGGGCGGCGGTGACGTGCGGAGCGAGGTGGACCTGGCCGGGCTGGCCAACCGTCTGGCACAGCGCCACACGGCCAACCACCCGGTCAGTGCGATCATCCATGCCCCGTGCATGGCACATGCCGCTGGCGAGGCGCTGGAGCAGGCGCTGTCACACCTCGTCCAGAATGCCATCGAAGCCAGCGATCCGCGGGCGGCGGTGTTGTTGGAGGTCTCGGCGGAAAAGGGCTCGGCAATCATCCAGGTGGTCGATTCAGGCACGGGCATGTCGGCCGAATTTGTCCGGAACGGGCTGTTCAAGCCGTTCGTGTCCTCGAAAAACGGCGGCTTCGGCATCGGGGCCTTCGAAGCGCGCGAACTGGTTCGCGCGATGGGCGGCTCGCTTGAAGTCGACTCGCGCGAAGGTCTTGGAACGCGCTTCGTCATCCGGCTGCCGCTGGCCGAGGCGGGCATGCCCTATCCGGAAATGGAAGCCGCGTGA
- a CDS encoding TIGR03013 family XrtA/PEP-CTERM system glycosyltransferase — MIRLFKHYIPHAVLLLGLLDLLILLVTGEIAWQLRASRAGIDPGQLANRLVPMVGFALVVWTAMIAVGVYSSMALRSVRYAGARLLVAVSLGIIALSVLDFLFPGSTFWRSTLLFAMIIAVVLLLFNRLITGSLIGTTAFRRRVMVLGAGARAERLRLLAERPESGFVLVAFIKMSDGAPVVAEAIPRSAIHDLGAFVAKLGVSEVVLALEERRNSLPLKDLLRIKTQGVHVNDFSSFMERETGRVDLDSVNPSWLIFSDGFSSGRMVSSAAKRVFDILASGLLLLLTLPVIALFALLVKLDSKGPAFFRQQRVGLYGETFEVIKLRSMRTDAEKDGVKWAEKDDPRITRLGRFIRKVRIDELPQTWSVLKGEMSFVGPRPEVPKFVAELEEHLPYYAERHMVKPGITGWAQINYPYGASVEDSRNKLEYDLYYAKNYTPFLDLLILLQTLRVVLWSEGAR, encoded by the coding sequence ATGATCCGCCTGTTCAAGCATTATATTCCGCATGCAGTGCTGCTGCTGGGGCTGCTCGACCTGCTCATCCTGCTGGTGACGGGTGAAATCGCCTGGCAGCTGCGGGCTTCCCGAGCCGGGATAGACCCTGGCCAGTTGGCCAACCGGCTCGTTCCGATGGTCGGCTTTGCGCTGGTGGTCTGGACCGCCATGATCGCGGTTGGCGTCTACAGCAGCATGGCCTTGCGTTCCGTGCGCTATGCAGGCGCGAGGCTGCTTGTGGCAGTCAGCCTGGGCATCATCGCCCTGTCGGTGCTGGATTTCCTGTTCCCCGGGAGCACTTTCTGGCGATCCACCCTGCTGTTCGCGATGATCATCGCGGTCGTGCTGCTGCTGTTCAACCGCCTGATTACCGGATCCCTGATCGGAACAACCGCCTTCCGGCGCCGGGTCATGGTGCTTGGCGCAGGCGCACGGGCGGAGCGGCTGCGGCTGCTGGCTGAGCGGCCCGAAAGCGGGTTCGTGCTGGTTGCCTTCATCAAGATGAGCGACGGGGCGCCCGTCGTGGCAGAGGCCATTCCGCGATCCGCTATTCACGATCTTGGGGCCTTCGTGGCCAAGCTGGGCGTAAGCGAAGTCGTCCTGGCGCTTGAGGAGCGGCGCAATTCGCTTCCACTGAAGGACTTGCTGCGGATCAAGACGCAAGGGGTGCACGTCAACGATTTCAGCAGTTTCATGGAGCGGGAGACGGGCCGGGTCGATCTCGATTCGGTCAATCCGAGCTGGCTCATCTTTTCCGACGGGTTTTCTTCCGGCCGGATGGTGTCGAGCGCGGCCAAGCGCGTGTTCGATATCCTGGCCAGTGGTCTGCTGCTGTTGCTGACCTTGCCGGTGATTGCGCTGTTTGCCTTGCTGGTGAAACTCGACAGCAAGGGCCCGGCATTCTTCCGCCAGCAGCGGGTCGGCCTTTATGGCGAAACATTCGAGGTGATCAAGCTGCGCTCGATGCGCACGGATGCCGAGAAGGACGGGGTCAAGTGGGCTGAAAAGGACGATCCGCGCATTACCCGGCTGGGACGGTTCATCCGCAAGGTGCGGATCGACGAACTGCCCCAGACCTGGAGTGTGCTCAAGGGCGAGATGAGTTTCGTCGGCCCCCGCCCGGAAGTGCCGAAGTTCGTTGCTGAACTGGAAGAACACCTGCCCTATTATGCCGAGCGCCACATGGTCAAACCAGGCATCACCGGTTGGGCGCAGATCAATTACCCTTACGGGGCCAGCGTGGAAGATTCGCGCAACAAGCTCGAATACGACCTGTATTACGCCAAAAACTATACGCCATTCCTTGACCTGTTGATCCTGCTCCAGACCCTGCGCGTCGTGCTGTGGTCGGAGGGGGCGCGGTGA
- a CDS encoding type II secretion system protein: MTEERITETRDADGNTHTNTTVIHDSAERRGGGGGWLLIVVLIIAAIAALFLFGQFGAAESAKDTAVADAARDVGDAAQQVGDAAQDAADEVAR; the protein is encoded by the coding sequence ATGACCGAAGAACGTATCACTGAAACGCGTGACGCCGATGGCAACACCCACACCAATACGACCGTGATTCATGACAGCGCAGAGCGCCGCGGCGGCGGCGGCGGATGGCTGCTGATCGTGGTGCTGATCATCGCCGCGATTGCAGCACTGTTCCTGTTTGGTCAGTTTGGTGCCGCAGAAAGCGCCAAGGACACGGCCGTCGCCGATGCCGCCAGGGACGTGGGCGATGCGGCCCAGCAGGTGGGTGATGCGGCGCAGGATGCGGCGGACGAGGTTGCCCGCTGA